A stretch of the Gossypium hirsutum isolate 1008001.06 chromosome D07, Gossypium_hirsutum_v2.1, whole genome shotgun sequence genome encodes the following:
- the LOC107954069 gene encoding uncharacterized protein, which yields MAFNLKPVFGYTVVYVKNVAKSVDFYAKASGYNVHRLYESHRYYKCIYSLKNIMGCEWFNFGYGWGELESGQSTIAFTPKHQLETDKLTGAVPRSDRERPPMGLCFVYSHVDTAYKRAVSVSQPENKEWGQRVGYVRDIDGITVRMEAMVTHQNKLDLKPNKLFLLKLIS from the exons ATGGCGTTTAATCTTAAACCCGTGTTTGGCTACACAGTTGTTTATGTTAAGAACGTGGCTAAATCAGTAGATTTCTACGCAAAAGCCTCTGGTTACAATGTTCATCGCTTGTACGAGTCTCACAGGTACTATAAATGCATATATTCCCTTAAAAATATAATGGGATGTGAATGGTTTAATTTTGGTTACGGATGGGGAGAGCTGGAGAGTGGGCAGAGCACTATAGCCTTCACTCCAAAACATCAACTTGAGACGGATAAGCTAACTGGTGCAGTCCCAAGATCTGATCGCGAGCGACCCCCAATGGGACTCTGTTTCGTTTACTCACACGTCGATACTGCTTACAAG CGAGCGGTGTCGGTGAGCCAGCCTGAGAACAAGGAATGGGGACAAAGGGTCGGCTACGTACGTGACATCGATGGCATAACTGTGAGGATGGAAGCCATGGTCACCCACCAAAACAAGCTTGATTTGAAACcaaataaattatttcttttaaaactgaTCAGTTAA
- the LOC107954070 gene encoding ubiquitin-conjugating enzyme E2 7 isoform X2 — translation MASQASLLLQKQLKDLCKNPVDGFSAGLVDENNIFEWSVTIIGPPDTLYEGGFFNAIMSFPPNYPNSPPTVKFTSEIWHPNVYPDGRVCISILHPPGDDPNGYELASERWMPVHTVESIVLSIISMLSSPNDESPANVEAAYHAAQCTMLVFSLCAL, via the exons aTGGCATCTCAAGCCAGCCTCCTCCTTCAAAAACAGCTCAAAG ATCTTTGTAAGAATCCGGTTGATGGGTTCTCGGCCGGATTGGTTGATGAAAACAATATCTTTGAATGGAGTGTTACAATTATCGGACCACCTGATACTCTTTA TGAAGGGGGATTTTTCAATGCCATCATGAGCTTTCCGCCCAATTATCCAAACAGCCCTCCAACAGTGAAATTTACATCAGAGATTTGGCATCCTAATG TTTATCCTGATGGGCGTGTTTGCATATCAATTCTTCATCCTCCAGGTGATGATCCAAATGGTTACGAGCTTGCAAGTGAGCGCTGGATGCCAGTCCATACA GTTGAAAGTATTGTATTGAGTATCATATCAATGCTTTCAAGCCCTAATGATGAATCTCCTGCGAATGTTGAAGCTGCT TATCATGCGGCACAATGCACCATGCTAGTTTTCTCTTTGTGTGCCTTGTAA
- the LOC107954070 gene encoding ubiquitin-conjugating enzyme E2 7 isoform X1 gives MASQASLLLQKQLKDLCKNPVDGFSAGLVDENNIFEWSVTIIGPPDTLYEGGFFNAIMSFPPNYPNSPPTVKFTSEIWHPNVYPDGRVCISILHPPGDDPNGYELASERWMPVHTVESIVLSIISMLSSPNDESPANVEAAKEWRERKDEFKRKVGRCVRRSQEML, from the exons aTGGCATCTCAAGCCAGCCTCCTCCTTCAAAAACAGCTCAAAG ATCTTTGTAAGAATCCGGTTGATGGGTTCTCGGCCGGATTGGTTGATGAAAACAATATCTTTGAATGGAGTGTTACAATTATCGGACCACCTGATACTCTTTA TGAAGGGGGATTTTTCAATGCCATCATGAGCTTTCCGCCCAATTATCCAAACAGCCCTCCAACAGTGAAATTTACATCAGAGATTTGGCATCCTAATG TTTATCCTGATGGGCGTGTTTGCATATCAATTCTTCATCCTCCAGGTGATGATCCAAATGGTTACGAGCTTGCAAGTGAGCGCTGGATGCCAGTCCATACA GTTGAAAGTATTGTATTGAGTATCATATCAATGCTTTCAAGCCCTAATGATGAATCTCCTGCGAATGTTGAAGCTGCT AAGGAGTGGAGAGAGAGGAAAGATGAATTTAAGAGAAAGGTTGGCCGCTGTGTCCGACGGTCGCAAGAAATGTTGTGA